In Ciconia boyciana chromosome 16, ASM3463844v1, whole genome shotgun sequence, one genomic interval encodes:
- the TAF6L gene encoding TAF6-like RNA polymerase II p300/CBP-associated factor-associated factor 65 kDa subunit 6L isoform X2, giving the protein MKHTRRRKLTVEDFNRALRWSNVEAVCGYGSQDTLPFRAIKEGELYFQEDREVNLVELALATNIPKGCAETAVRVHVSYLDGKGNLEPQGAVPSAVSTLTDDLLKYYQHVTRAVLGDDPQLMKVALQDLQTNSKISALLPYFVYVVSGVKSVSHDLEQLNRLLHIARSLIQNPFLCLGSYVRSLIASVMYCALEPLAASINPLNDHWTLRDYAAMLLSRIFWTHGDLVSGLYHQILLSLQKVLADPVRPLCSHYGAVVGLHALGWKAVERVLYPHLPTYWANLQAVLDDYSVSNAQVKADGHKVYGAILVAVERLLKMKAQQAPTPASGAGPRQEGSPRHSPKQDPPAEAGFGLGRPLLQLGGGSGGSGPPSAAAPVPPTLSLHDMYRELYDFFGDSLATRFGTGLPPATLPPPGTPEGVRKEPPAFGGEGAARKMPQLTASATVSPREEESPRGEPLPGRPALHRPASLARPRGAPRQPSHRPGTRDVFQKCRFAPRGAPRFSFVIAGRQAGRRCQGRLFQTSFPQHHGPGHVSRYAQKLPMIGRTTRPARRWPRAEYSLHLLL; this is encoded by the exons ATGAAACACACGCGGCGACGGAAACTCACTGTGGAAGACTTCAACCGGGCACTGCGCTGGAGCAACGTTGAG GCGGTGTGCGGATACGGCTCCCAGGACACGCTGCCCTTCCGGGCCATCAAGGAGGGTGAGCTGTACTTCCAGGAGGACCGGGAGGTCAACCTGGTGGAGCTGGCTCTGGCCACCAACATCCCCAAGGGCTGTGCTGAGACGGCCGTGCGAG TGCATGTCTCCTACCTGGATGGAAAAGGCAATCTGGAGCCTCAGGGAGCTG TGCCCAGCGCCGTCTCCACGCTGACGGATGACCTGCTCAAGTACTACCAGCACGTCACCCGGGCAGTGCTGGGCGACGACCCTCAGCTGATGAAG GTGGCCCTGCAGGACCTGCAGACCAACTCCAAGAtctctgccctcctgccctACTTTGTCTACGTGGTCAGCGGG GTGAAATCGGTGAGCCACGACCTGGAGCAGCTGAACCGGCTGTTGCACATCGCCCGCAGCCTGATCCAGaaccccttcctctgcctgggCTCCTATGTCCGCAGCCTGATCGCCAGTGTCATGTACTGCGCGCTGGAGCCGCTGGCCGCCTCCATCAACCCCCTCAATGACCACTGGACCCTGCGCGACTACGCCGCCATGCTCCTCAGCCGCATCTTCTG GACCCACGGTGACCTGGTGAGCGGCCTCTACCATCAAATCCTGCTCTCACTCCAGAAGGTGCTGGCCGACCCCGTGCGTCCGCTCTGCTCCCACTATGGCGCGGTGGTAGGGCTGCATGCCCTGGGCTGGAAG GCGGTGGAGCGGGTGCTCtacccccacctccccacctACTGGGCCAACCTGCAGGCGGTGCTGGATGACTACTCGGTCTCCAATGCCCAGGTCAAGGCTGATGGGCACAAGGTCTACGGTGCCATCCTG GTGGCTGTCGAGCGCCTGCTGAAGATGAAGGCGCAGCAGGCGCCCACCCCAGCGTCTGGGGCCGGCCCGCGGCAGGAGGGCTCCCCGCGGCACAGCCCCAAGCAGGACCCCCCGGCTGAAGCGGGCTTCGGCCTCGGCCGGCCCCTGCTACAGTTGGGgggtggcagtggtggcagtGGCCCCCCCTCGGCAGCAGCCCCTGTGCCACCCACCCTCTCCCTGCACGACATGTACCGCGAGCTCTACGACTTTTTTGGTGACAGCCTGGCCACCCGTTTTGGCACGGGCTTGCCGCCGGccaccctgccaccccctgGCACCCCCGAGGGTGTCCGGAAGGAGCCACCGGCctttgggggtgagggggcaGCACGCAAGATGCCACAGCTGACAGCCAGCGCCACAGTGAGCCCGCGGGAGGAGGAGAGCCCACGGGGCGAACCCCTGCCCGGCCGCCCAGCACTGCACCGCCCGGCCAGCCTGGCCCGTCCCCGCGGGGCCCCCCGGCAGCCCAGCCACCGCCCGGGCACCCGCGACGTCTTCCAGAAATGCCGCTTCGCACCCCGTGGTGCCCCACGTTTCAGCTTCGTCATCGCGGGTCGCCAAGCCGGGCGGCGCTGCCAGGGCCGCCTGTTCCAGACCAGCTTCCCGCAACACCACGGACCTGGCCACGTCTCCCGCTACGCCCAGAAGCTGCCCATGATCGGCCGCACCACCCGGCCAGCCCGGCGGTGGCCACGGGCCGAGTactccctccacctcctcctctga
- the TMEM179B gene encoding transmembrane protein 179B — protein MAVSVLLLAELALHGAAFLCGIVCASALTVAQGEFGGWCILYGTVSWNGTMLVPKSFSHISLCYFVSTISVVVALYCFSSLLYGIYSCCTNESQWDRTWLSVALVIAFIILFFLLISACILRVGMDAFCASIVQTKSLSSCQEAEHKPWLSYSPTRFYSNLYSAQASAWVNVFFWCLLTARLLVQRRREAPFLLLRRNDPEWSAETEAIFGGRPIQP, from the exons ATGGCGGTGTCCGTCCTGTTGCTGGCGGAGTTGGCCCTCCACGGAGCTGCCTTCCTCTGCGGGATCGTCTGCGCTTCGGCCCTCACCGTGGCACAG GGAGAGTTTGGAGGATGGTGCATCCTCTATGGCACGGTGAGCTGGAACGGGACCATGCTGGTGCCCAAGTCCTTCAGCCACATCTCGCTGTGCTATTTTGTCTCGACCATCTCTGTCGTGGTGGCCCTGTACTGCTTCTCATCGCTCCTCTACGGCATCTACAGCTGCTGCACCAACGAGTCCCAGTG GGACCGCACCTGGCTCAGCGTTGCCCTGGTCATCGCCTtcatcatcctcttcttcctcctcatctcaGCCTGCATCCTCCGTGTGGGGATGGATGCTTTCTGCGCCTCCATTGTACAGACCAAGAGCCTGTCCAG TTGCCAGGAGGCTGAGCACAAGCCGTGGCTGTCCTACAGCCCAACTCGCTTCTACAGCAATCTCTACAGCGCGCAG GCGTCAGCCTGGGTGAACGTGTTCTTCTGGTGCCTACTGACTGCCCGACTGCTGGTCCAGCGGCGGAGGGAGGcccctttcctgctgctgcGTCGCAATGACCCTGAGTGGAGTGCCGAGACGGAAGCCATTTTTGGGGGACGACCCATACAGCCCTGA
- the TAF6L gene encoding TAF6-like RNA polymerase II p300/CBP-associated factor-associated factor 65 kDa subunit 6L isoform X1, whose amino-acid sequence MSEREERRFVELPRESVRLMAESTGLELTDEVAALLAEDVCYRLREATQNSSQFMKHTRRRKLTVEDFNRALRWSNVEAVCGYGSQDTLPFRAIKEGELYFQEDREVNLVELALATNIPKGCAETAVRVHVSYLDGKGNLEPQGAVPSAVSTLTDDLLKYYQHVTRAVLGDDPQLMKVALQDLQTNSKISALLPYFVYVVSGVKSVSHDLEQLNRLLHIARSLIQNPFLCLGSYVRSLIASVMYCALEPLAASINPLNDHWTLRDYAAMLLSRIFWTHGDLVSGLYHQILLSLQKVLADPVRPLCSHYGAVVGLHALGWKAVERVLYPHLPTYWANLQAVLDDYSVSNAQVKADGHKVYGAILVAVERLLKMKAQQAPTPASGAGPRQEGSPRHSPKQDPPAEAGFGLGRPLLQLGGGSGGSGPPSAAAPVPPTLSLHDMYRELYDFFGDSLATRFGTGLPPATLPPPGTPEGVRKEPPAFGGEGAARKMPQLTASATVSPREEESPRGEPLPGRPALHRPASLARPRGAPRQPSHRPGTRDVFQKCRFAPRGAPRFSFVIAGRQAGRRCQGRLFQTSFPQHHGPGHVSRYAQKLPMIGRTTRPARRWPRAEYSLHLLL is encoded by the exons ATGTCGGAGCGGGAGGAGCGGCGGTTCGTGGAGCTTCCGCGGGAGTCGGTGCGGTTGATGGCGGAGAGCACCGGGCTGGAGCTCACCGACGAAGTGGCGGCGTTGCTGGCCGAGGACGTCTGCTACCGGCTGCGGGAGGCCACGCAG AACAGCTCCCAGTTCATGAAACACACGCGGCGACGGAAACTCACTGTGGAAGACTTCAACCGGGCACTGCGCTGGAGCAACGTTGAG GCGGTGTGCGGATACGGCTCCCAGGACACGCTGCCCTTCCGGGCCATCAAGGAGGGTGAGCTGTACTTCCAGGAGGACCGGGAGGTCAACCTGGTGGAGCTGGCTCTGGCCACCAACATCCCCAAGGGCTGTGCTGAGACGGCCGTGCGAG TGCATGTCTCCTACCTGGATGGAAAAGGCAATCTGGAGCCTCAGGGAGCTG TGCCCAGCGCCGTCTCCACGCTGACGGATGACCTGCTCAAGTACTACCAGCACGTCACCCGGGCAGTGCTGGGCGACGACCCTCAGCTGATGAAG GTGGCCCTGCAGGACCTGCAGACCAACTCCAAGAtctctgccctcctgccctACTTTGTCTACGTGGTCAGCGGG GTGAAATCGGTGAGCCACGACCTGGAGCAGCTGAACCGGCTGTTGCACATCGCCCGCAGCCTGATCCAGaaccccttcctctgcctgggCTCCTATGTCCGCAGCCTGATCGCCAGTGTCATGTACTGCGCGCTGGAGCCGCTGGCCGCCTCCATCAACCCCCTCAATGACCACTGGACCCTGCGCGACTACGCCGCCATGCTCCTCAGCCGCATCTTCTG GACCCACGGTGACCTGGTGAGCGGCCTCTACCATCAAATCCTGCTCTCACTCCAGAAGGTGCTGGCCGACCCCGTGCGTCCGCTCTGCTCCCACTATGGCGCGGTGGTAGGGCTGCATGCCCTGGGCTGGAAG GCGGTGGAGCGGGTGCTCtacccccacctccccacctACTGGGCCAACCTGCAGGCGGTGCTGGATGACTACTCGGTCTCCAATGCCCAGGTCAAGGCTGATGGGCACAAGGTCTACGGTGCCATCCTG GTGGCTGTCGAGCGCCTGCTGAAGATGAAGGCGCAGCAGGCGCCCACCCCAGCGTCTGGGGCCGGCCCGCGGCAGGAGGGCTCCCCGCGGCACAGCCCCAAGCAGGACCCCCCGGCTGAAGCGGGCTTCGGCCTCGGCCGGCCCCTGCTACAGTTGGGgggtggcagtggtggcagtGGCCCCCCCTCGGCAGCAGCCCCTGTGCCACCCACCCTCTCCCTGCACGACATGTACCGCGAGCTCTACGACTTTTTTGGTGACAGCCTGGCCACCCGTTTTGGCACGGGCTTGCCGCCGGccaccctgccaccccctgGCACCCCCGAGGGTGTCCGGAAGGAGCCACCGGCctttgggggtgagggggcaGCACGCAAGATGCCACAGCTGACAGCCAGCGCCACAGTGAGCCCGCGGGAGGAGGAGAGCCCACGGGGCGAACCCCTGCCCGGCCGCCCAGCACTGCACCGCCCGGCCAGCCTGGCCCGTCCCCGCGGGGCCCCCCGGCAGCCCAGCCACCGCCCGGGCACCCGCGACGTCTTCCAGAAATGCCGCTTCGCACCCCGTGGTGCCCCACGTTTCAGCTTCGTCATCGCGGGTCGCCAAGCCGGGCGGCGCTGCCAGGGCCGCCTGTTCCAGACCAGCTTCCCGCAACACCACGGACCTGGCCACGTCTCCCGCTACGCCCAGAAGCTGCCCATGATCGGCCGCACCACCCGGCCAGCCCGGCGGTGGCCACGGGCCGAGTactccctccacctcctcctctga
- the LOC140660392 gene encoding speckle targeted PIP5K1A-regulated poly(A) polymerase-like, whose amino-acid sequence MSQLVGLLELSEDERRVRHLLVTLFQEVFTEFFPGCAVMPFGSSINGFDTRGCDLDLLLDLERTKSLQASTRDALGAGSGSGAEDSILSDIDLAATPVPEVLELVAAVLRRCVPGVRRVRAVPAARRPVVKFCHKQSGLAGDISIDNRLALLNTRFLQLCAEADERVRPLVYAVRLWAKQQGLAGNPSGGGPLLNNYALTLLVLFFLQTRSPPVLPTVARLRDLAGDEDRTVVAGWDCSFPRDVAALEPSTNTESPCSLLSEFFHTFGDFDFPGQVISLREGRALPLPPPTTPEASEGLRLGPLNLQDPFELSHNVAANVNEKTASRFGRCCRDAAKYCRSLQYRRKSSKGRAWGLTRLFQPGAVEPGAASAGAFLISIPLEAAGGSQQLCQEPSGRGPWFWEVCAAIAFVLRDVLKCSCAAGKPPRAPREESGLPGHSALSEELPTGTDTEEPSAAELPAVGSKRCLPEAANGTALPGGKRPRTKVPEEAASWSCAVWHRVWTGRRRVRRQLQHGDGPEGPEGDSLELEQKVSEAIVRQEGAGQPLEPLLRFQASARVAGTRQEARVLLRLVPSPAPPGPLFRDFFHFLHSFLPTVVRQRLGHGPAGDPDPQDGGDGGVFPPS is encoded by the exons ATGTCGCAGCTGgtggggctgctggagctgagcGAGGACGAGCGCCGCGTGCGGCACCTCCTGGTCACTCTCTTCCAGGAGGTCTTCACCGAGTTCTTCCCCG GCTGCGCCGTCATGCCCTTTGGCTCCTCCATCAATGGCTTTGATACCCGCGGCTGCGATCTGGACCTGCTTCTGGACCTGGAGCGGACCAAATCCCTCCAGGCGTCAACACGAGATGCTCTCGGagccggctccggctccggtGCAGAGGATTCCATCCTGAGCGACATCGACTTGGCAGCGACGCCGGTGCcggaggtgctggagctggtggcGGCCGTGCTGCGGCGCTGCGTTCCGGGTGTGCGCCGCGTCCGGGCtgtgcccgctgcccgccgccctgTCGTCAAGTTCTGCCACAAGCAGTCGGGGCTGGCGGGCGACATCTCCATCGACAACAG GCTGGCGCTCCTCAACACGCGGTTCCTGCAGCTTTGCGCCGAGGCGGACGAACGCGTGCGGCCGCTGGTCTACGCGGTGCGGCTCTGGGCCAAGCAGCAGGGCCTGGCAG GAAACCCCTCTGGGGGCGGACCCCTCCTCAACAATTACGCCCTGACGCTGCTGgtgctgtttttcctgcagaCGCGCAGCCCCCCCGTGCTGCCCACCGTCGCCCGGCTGCGTGACTTGGCAG GGGACGAGGACCGCACCGTCGTGGCTGGATGGGACTGCAGCTTCCCTCGGGACGTGGCGGCGCTGGAGCCCAGCACCAACACCGAGAGTCCCT GCTCGCTGCTGTCTGAGTTCTTCCACACCTTTGGGGACTTCGACTTCCCGGGGCAGGTGATCTCTCTGCGGGAGGGCCGAGCGCTGCCGCTGccaccccccaccacccccgAGGCCAGCGAGGGGCTGAGGTTGGGGCCCCTCAACCTGCAGGACCCCTTCGAGCTGAGCCACAACGTGGCAGCCAACGTCAACGAGAAGACGGCATCGCGCTTTGGGCGTTGCTGCCGCGACGCCGCCAAGTATTGCCGCAGCCTGCAGTACCGCCGCAAATCCAGCAAGGGCCGGGCCTGGGGGCTGACGCGGCTCTTCCAGCCGGGGGCGGTGGAGCCAGGGGCGGCGAGCGCCGGCGCTTTCCTCATCTCCATTCCCTTGGAGGCTGCCGGcggctcccagcagctctgccaggagccCAGCGGTCGTGGCCCCTGGTTCTGGGAGGTCTGCGCCGCCATCGCCTTCGTGCTGAGGGACGTTCTCAAGTGCAGCTGTGCCGCGGGGAAGCCACCGAGAGCTCCCCGTGAGGAGTCCGGGCTCCCAGGGCACTCGGCGCTGTCCGAGGAGTTGCCCACGGGAACAGACACGGAGGAGCCGTCTGCAGCGGAGCTGCCGGCGGTGGGCTCCAAGCGTTGTCTGCCCGAGGCAGCCAACGGCACCGCGCTCCCAGGCGGGAAGAGGCCGCGGACGAAAGTCCCTGAGGAAGCGGCAAGCTGGAGCTGCGCCGTCTGGCACCGCGTGTGGACAGGCCGACGCCGCGTGCGCCGGCAGCTGCAGCACGGGGATGGCCCCGAGGGGCCGGAGGGCGACTcgctggagctggagcagaaggTGTCGGAGGCAATCGTGCGGCAGGAGGGCGCCGGGCAGCCGCTGGAGCCGCTGCTGCGCTTCCAGGCCAGCGCCCGGGTGGCTGGCACGCGGCAGGAGGCGCGGGTGCTGCTGCGCCTggtgccttccccagccccgccTGGGCCGCTTTTCCGGGACTTTTTCCACTTCTTGCATAGTTTCCTGCCCACCGTGGTGCGGCAGCGCCTGGGCCACGGTCCCGCGGGGGACCCGGACCCCCAGGacggaggggatgggggggtgttTCCTCCGTCCTGA